The Halarchaeum grantii genome includes a window with the following:
- a CDS encoding DNA-3-methyladenine glycosylase family protein — MRSGSVPLVDLPGGFDLQATLESGQTYLWTREDGETYGDAAAYGGDAWYSTVVDGEVVRARQHDGALEWEATTDAESLLFELLRLDDDLDAIREGASDDPLIEEAYERYWGLRIVDDPFFGCLISFICSAQMRVERIFGMQESLREAYGERIEFDGETYYAFPTPEALASASEQDLRELSLGYRAPYVVRSAELVASGELTERDVRGADLEETRDALKGFVGVGDKVADCVALFSLGELEAVPLDTWIRTAIEEYYPECATGNYADTSRAIREAFGPNAGYTQTYVFHHLRNRE; from the coding sequence ATGCGATCCGGCTCGGTTCCACTCGTCGACCTCCCCGGCGGCTTCGACCTGCAGGCGACGCTGGAGAGCGGACAGACCTACCTCTGGACCCGTGAAGACGGCGAGACGTACGGCGACGCGGCCGCCTACGGGGGCGACGCGTGGTACAGCACCGTCGTCGACGGCGAGGTAGTGCGCGCCCGCCAGCACGACGGCGCCCTCGAGTGGGAGGCCACGACGGACGCCGAGTCGCTCCTCTTCGAGCTCCTGCGACTCGACGACGACCTCGACGCGATCCGCGAGGGGGCGAGCGACGACCCCCTCATCGAGGAGGCCTACGAGCGCTACTGGGGCCTGCGCATCGTCGACGACCCCTTCTTCGGCTGTCTGATCTCCTTCATCTGCTCGGCGCAGATGCGCGTCGAGCGCATCTTCGGGATGCAGGAGTCGCTGCGCGAGGCGTACGGCGAACGCATCGAGTTCGACGGCGAGACCTACTACGCGTTCCCCACGCCGGAGGCGCTCGCGTCGGCGAGCGAGCAGGACCTCCGCGAGTTGAGTCTCGGCTATCGGGCGCCCTACGTCGTCCGGAGCGCCGAGCTGGTCGCGAGCGGCGAGCTCACCGAGCGCGACGTCCGGGGCGCCGACTTGGAGGAGACCCGCGACGCCCTCAAGGGGTTCGTCGGCGTCGGCGACAAGGTGGCGGACTGCGTCGCGCTCTTCTCGCTGGGCGAACTCGAGGCGGTGCCCCTCGACACGTGGATCCGAACCGCGATCGAGGAGTACTACCCCGAGTGTGCGACCGGGAACTACGCGGACACCTCGCGCGCGATCCGCGAGGCGTTCGGCCCGAACGCCGGCTACACGCAGACCTACGTCTTTCACCACCTCCGGAATCGCGAGTAG
- the moaC gene encoding cyclic pyranopterin monophosphate synthase MoaC — protein sequence MSDDREGASADEAAGASEELTHTTEDGDVQMVDVGAKERTARRAVARGEIRLDESTVEAIRADEIGKGDVLTTARIGAVQAVKHTWETIPMCHQIPITNVDTDFDVRADRVVLDVAVETTGKTGCEMEALEGVTTGLNVVWDMVKAAEKDAEGQYPGTAIEGVEVVSKEKRALD from the coding sequence GTGAGCGACGACCGTGAGGGCGCGAGCGCCGACGAGGCGGCCGGCGCGTCCGAGGAGCTGACCCACACCACCGAGGACGGCGACGTGCAGATGGTGGACGTCGGCGCGAAGGAGCGGACGGCGCGTCGGGCGGTCGCGCGCGGCGAGATCCGCCTCGACGAGTCGACCGTCGAGGCGATCCGCGCCGACGAAATCGGGAAGGGCGACGTGCTCACGACGGCGCGCATCGGCGCGGTTCAGGCGGTCAAGCACACGTGGGAGACGATCCCGATGTGCCACCAGATCCCGATCACGAACGTCGACACGGACTTCGACGTCCGCGCCGACCGCGTCGTCCTCGACGTCGCCGTCGAGACCACCGGGAAGACCGGCTGCGAGATGGAGGCCCTAGAGGGCGTGACGACCGGACTGAACGTCGTCTGGGACATGGTGAAGGCCGCAGAGAAGGACGCCGAAGGGCAGTATCCGGGCACCGCCATCGAGGGCGTCGAAGTCGTCTCGAAGGAGAAGCGCGCGCTCGACTAG
- a CDS encoding DUF2267 domain-containing protein: MNHDEFVGDVQHRLELSSRGEAIRATRAVLTTLGERLQADEAADLAGPLPMEIDRFLHEAESGQTFDYRELVARVSQRARVEDADAAFYAQAVVDVVEDCVPETELDDVTAQLPEDYAELFELVGDDGYY, encoded by the coding sequence ATGAACCACGACGAGTTCGTCGGCGATGTCCAGCATCGACTCGAACTCTCCTCCCGTGGGGAGGCCATTCGGGCGACGCGCGCGGTCCTGACGACGCTCGGCGAGCGCCTGCAAGCGGACGAAGCGGCGGACCTCGCCGGGCCGCTCCCGATGGAGATCGACCGTTTCCTCCACGAAGCGGAGTCGGGACAGACGTTCGACTATCGGGAGCTCGTCGCCCGCGTCTCCCAACGCGCTCGCGTCGAGGACGCCGACGCGGCCTTCTACGCGCAAGCCGTCGTCGACGTCGTCGAGGACTGCGTCCCCGAGACGGAACTCGACGACGTCACGGCACAGCTTCCCGAGGACTACGCGGAGCTGTTCGAGCTCGTCGGCGACGACGGCTACTACTGA
- a CDS encoding FAD-dependent oxidoreductase — protein MSDEPRVEIYTKTDCPYCEKAKDLFDSKGVDYVTYNVTGDDELFEEMVERANGRETAPEVFIDDELIGGWDDTSALDATGELDEKLGIADESDGDVVEHRRLIVAGTGIAALTAGIYAARSDNEPLLFEGDEPGGQLTLTSEVDNYPGFPEGINGSVLVNDMKEQAKRFGAEIEHGIIADVDDSERPFRVTLENGDVYTADAVIAASGASARTLGIPGEDELMGFGVSTCATCDGAFFRGEDMVVVGGGDAAAEEAVFLTKFAETVYLVHRRDELRAEDYWENRVQEKVEEGDIEVLWNTEATEIHGSQEDGVDAVDLVYNPEGHPSAKLDDPETEARSLDVGAFFVAIGHTPNTSYLEETGVELDDEGYLRTEGGHGGGQTKTDVPGIFGAGDVVDFHYQQAVTAAGMGSKAALDADEYLENEVPEAAEAEASAEAPADD, from the coding sequence ATGAGTGACGAGCCTCGGGTGGAGATCTACACCAAGACGGACTGCCCCTACTGCGAGAAGGCCAAGGACCTCTTCGACAGTAAGGGCGTGGACTACGTGACGTACAACGTCACGGGCGACGACGAGCTCTTCGAGGAGATGGTCGAGCGCGCGAACGGCCGCGAGACCGCGCCCGAAGTCTTCATCGACGACGAACTCATCGGCGGCTGGGACGACACCTCCGCGCTCGACGCGACGGGCGAGCTCGACGAGAAGCTCGGCATCGCCGACGAGAGCGACGGCGACGTCGTCGAGCACCGCCGCCTCATCGTCGCCGGGACGGGGATCGCGGCGCTTACTGCCGGCATCTACGCGGCGCGCAGCGACAACGAGCCGCTGCTCTTCGAGGGCGACGAGCCCGGCGGCCAGCTCACGCTCACGAGCGAGGTCGACAACTACCCGGGCTTCCCCGAGGGCATCAACGGCTCGGTGCTCGTCAACGACATGAAGGAGCAGGCCAAGCGCTTCGGCGCGGAGATCGAGCACGGCATCATCGCGGACGTCGACGACTCGGAGCGGCCGTTCCGCGTCACGCTCGAGAACGGCGACGTCTACACGGCGGACGCCGTCATCGCGGCCTCCGGCGCGTCCGCGCGCACGCTCGGCATCCCCGGCGAGGACGAGCTGATGGGCTTCGGCGTCTCGACGTGTGCGACCTGTGACGGCGCGTTCTTCCGGGGCGAGGACATGGTCGTCGTCGGCGGCGGCGACGCGGCCGCCGAGGAGGCGGTCTTCCTCACGAAGTTCGCGGAGACGGTCTATCTCGTCCACCGCCGCGACGAACTCCGCGCGGAGGACTACTGGGAGAACCGCGTGCAGGAGAAGGTCGAGGAGGGCGACATCGAGGTGCTCTGGAACACCGAGGCGACCGAGATCCACGGCTCACAGGAGGACGGCGTCGACGCCGTCGACCTCGTCTACAACCCCGAGGGGCATCCGAGCGCGAAACTCGACGACCCCGAGACGGAGGCGCGCAGTCTCGACGTCGGCGCCTTCTTCGTCGCCATCGGCCACACGCCGAACACGTCCTACCTCGAGGAGACGGGCGTCGAACTCGACGACGAGGGCTACCTCCGCACGGAGGGCGGCCACGGCGGCGGCCAGACGAAGACGGACGTCCCCGGCATCTTCGGTGCGGGCGACGTCGTCGACTTCCACTACCAGCAGGCCGTCACTGCGGCGGGCATGGGCTCGAAGGCCGCGCTCGACGCCGACGAGTATCTCGAGAACGAGGTGCCGGAGGCCGCCGAGGCCGAGGCGTCCGCCGAAGCGCCGGCCGACGACTGA
- a CDS encoding NAD(P)H-hydrate dehydratase: MTITAARMAAVDRNAAALDVSTKQLMESSGNALAREVRAVADSGDEVAVVAGRGNNGGDAFVAARFLAGDYDVTVHLLGRPETITTEIARENWDALRAAEIATERVLDSNALDLGSPDVVIDGVLGTGVTGAPREPERSAIVATNDAAATVVSVDVPSGVDADTGEVADVAVEADRVVTFHALKPGLEGREDVTVADIGIPEAAERFVGPGDLLSLSRDPQAHKGDFGRVMVIGGGPYTGAPALCAQAALRAGADLAYVACPDPVADEVQGYAEDLIVEPYVGTRLQPDHVEGLLADAEARDVVVIGPGLGGADDTLDAVRAFLEGYEGKAVVDADALQVVPAVETDAELVCTPHQGELAKMGGPRRDDWAERETLVAEFARDLGQTLLVKGAYDVVADGDATRVNRTGNPGMTVGGTGDVLAGITGALYSTQGALDAAAIAAYTNGTAGDAVVEEMGYGLLASDLLAEIPTALWGERR; this comes from the coding sequence GTGACCATCACCGCAGCACGGATGGCGGCCGTCGACCGGAACGCGGCCGCCCTCGACGTCTCGACGAAGCAGTTGATGGAGTCGAGCGGGAACGCGCTCGCCCGCGAGGTCCGCGCCGTCGCCGATAGCGGCGACGAGGTGGCGGTCGTCGCCGGCCGCGGGAACAACGGCGGGGACGCGTTCGTCGCCGCGCGCTTCCTCGCGGGCGACTACGACGTCACGGTCCACCTCCTCGGCCGCCCGGAAACCATCACGACGGAGATCGCGCGCGAGAACTGGGACGCGCTCCGGGCCGCCGAAATCGCGACCGAGCGCGTCCTCGACTCGAACGCGCTCGACCTCGGGAGCCCGGACGTCGTCATCGACGGCGTGCTCGGAACGGGCGTGACGGGCGCGCCGCGCGAACCCGAGCGCTCGGCCATCGTCGCGACGAACGACGCGGCCGCGACGGTGGTGTCGGTGGATGTCCCGTCAGGAGTGGACGCCGACACCGGCGAGGTGGCGGACGTCGCCGTCGAGGCCGACCGCGTCGTCACCTTCCACGCCCTGAAGCCCGGCCTCGAGGGCCGCGAGGACGTGACGGTCGCGGACATCGGCATCCCGGAGGCCGCCGAGCGCTTCGTCGGCCCCGGCGACCTCCTGTCGCTCTCGCGCGACCCGCAGGCGCACAAGGGCGACTTCGGGCGCGTGATGGTGATCGGCGGCGGCCCGTACACGGGCGCGCCCGCGCTCTGCGCGCAGGCGGCGCTCCGGGCGGGCGCGGACCTCGCGTACGTCGCGTGCCCCGACCCCGTCGCGGACGAGGTGCAGGGGTACGCCGAGGACCTCATCGTCGAACCGTACGTCGGGACGCGCCTCCAACCCGATCACGTCGAGGGCCTCCTCGCGGACGCGGAGGCGCGCGACGTCGTCGTCATCGGGCCCGGTTTGGGTGGCGCGGACGACACGCTCGACGCCGTCCGGGCGTTCCTCGAAGGGTACGAGGGGAAGGCCGTCGTGGACGCGGACGCCCTGCAGGTCGTGCCGGCGGTGGAGACGGACGCGGAGTTGGTGTGCACGCCCCACCAGGGCGAGCTCGCGAAGATGGGCGGGCCGCGACGCGACGACTGGGCGGAGCGCGAGACGCTCGTCGCTGAGTTCGCGCGCGACCTCGGACAGACGCTCCTCGTGAAGGGCGCGTACGACGTCGTCGCCGACGGCGACGCGACGCGCGTGAACCGGACGGGGAACCCGGGGATGACGGTCGGGGGGACGGGCGACGTCCTCGCGGGCATCACGGGCGCGCTCTACTCCACGCAGGGCGCCCTCGACGCGGCGGCCATCGCGGCGTACACGAACGGTACTGCGGGGGACGCCGTCGTCGAGGAGATGGGGTACGGCCTGCTCGCCTCCGACTTACTCGCCGAGATTCCGACGGCGCTCTGGGGTGAGCGACGGTGA
- a CDS encoding DUF1405 domain-containing protein, protein MRTILPERVALPYLDVGLSRFLLLCVNALGILIGLNFYLPQLPEHFVLEWPLVVDSPLALVWMTASLLTLWGVGRADYPSTPFLDTLTTLAFASMVKYGLWTAFTLNYFFTAYYPHAWDYWGILFTHLVMVGEAFLLPYYGRTSRLALGVTALWFLANDVADYAFDLHPHLQVAGTGPLPWVTPLLSLGALALAWYCLDGGRDAPSDARRDAA, encoded by the coding sequence ATGCGGACCATCCTCCCGGAGCGCGTCGCCCTCCCCTATCTCGACGTCGGGCTCTCGCGCTTCCTCCTCCTCTGCGTGAACGCGCTCGGCATCCTCATCGGGCTGAACTTCTACCTCCCGCAACTGCCAGAGCACTTCGTCCTCGAGTGGCCCCTCGTCGTCGACAGCCCGCTCGCGCTCGTCTGGATGACGGCGAGCCTCCTCACGCTCTGGGGCGTCGGACGCGCCGACTACCCCTCGACGCCGTTCCTCGACACGCTCACGACGCTCGCGTTCGCCTCGATGGTGAAGTACGGGCTCTGGACGGCGTTCACGCTCAACTACTTCTTCACCGCGTACTACCCGCACGCCTGGGACTACTGGGGCATCCTCTTCACGCACCTCGTGATGGTTGGCGAGGCCTTCCTCCTCCCCTACTACGGGCGGACGAGCCGGCTCGCGCTCGGCGTGACCGCGCTCTGGTTCCTCGCGAACGACGTCGCGGACTACGCCTTCGACCTCCACCCGCACCTGCAGGTCGCGGGGACGGGACCGCTCCCGTGGGTGACGCCGCTCCTCTCGCTCGGCGCGCTCGCCCTCGCGTGGTACTGCCTCGACGGGGGCCGGGACGCGCCGAGCGACGCGCGACGCGACGCCGCCTAG
- the hflX gene encoding GTPase HflX, producing the protein MTGATTGTVVVAKRVDDGEPDTDEITELVRAAGYEVAGEVTQSRTADPALQLGEGKVAELATRVADTGADTVVFDNRLGPYQRFNLGGHLPDGTEVMDRFTLILEIFGQRAQTRKAQLQVELAELRYELPRAEAKASLAKRDERPGFMGLGEYDESREQDIKAQISRIRDELENIETTERHRREQRRESGFDLVALAGYTSAGKSTLMRALADDLDLDENESLHPDLETTAESRDELFTTLGTTTRRMDIDERDVLLTDTVGFISDLPHWLVESFKSTLDSVYQADLVLLVVDASEPVEEIREKLATSHDTLYERNEAPILTVFNKVDRVPDDELAEKREALSALAPNPIAVSALTEVGLDELRERVDYALPRRERERLVLPMTEETMSVVSWVHDNASVEEVTYGDEEVVVEFEARPKVIEQSRAKASELASA; encoded by the coding sequence GTGACAGGCGCAACTACCGGCACCGTCGTCGTCGCGAAGCGCGTCGACGACGGGGAGCCCGACACGGACGAAATCACCGAGCTCGTCCGCGCCGCCGGCTACGAGGTCGCGGGCGAGGTGACGCAGAGCCGAACGGCCGACCCCGCCCTCCAGCTCGGCGAGGGGAAGGTCGCGGAGCTCGCGACGCGCGTCGCCGACACCGGCGCGGACACCGTCGTCTTCGACAACCGTCTCGGCCCCTACCAGCGGTTCAACCTCGGCGGCCACCTCCCGGACGGCACCGAGGTGATGGACCGCTTCACGCTCATCCTCGAGATATTCGGCCAGCGCGCGCAGACGCGCAAGGCCCAACTCCAGGTCGAGCTCGCGGAACTCCGCTACGAGCTCCCGCGCGCGGAGGCGAAGGCGAGCCTCGCGAAGCGCGACGAGCGCCCCGGCTTCATGGGGCTCGGGGAGTACGACGAGTCGCGCGAGCAGGACATCAAGGCCCAGATATCGCGTATCCGCGACGAGCTCGAGAACATCGAGACGACCGAGCGCCACCGCCGTGAGCAGCGCCGCGAGTCCGGCTTCGACCTCGTGGCGCTCGCGGGCTACACGAGCGCGGGGAAGTCGACGCTGATGCGTGCGCTCGCCGACGACCTCGACCTCGACGAGAACGAGTCGCTCCATCCCGACCTCGAGACGACGGCGGAGTCCCGCGACGAGCTCTTCACGACGCTCGGCACGACGACGCGCCGGATGGACATCGACGAGCGCGACGTCCTCCTCACGGACACCGTCGGCTTCATCAGCGACCTCCCGCACTGGCTCGTGGAGTCGTTCAAGTCGACGCTCGACTCGGTCTATCAGGCCGACCTCGTCCTGCTCGTCGTGGACGCGAGCGAGCCCGTCGAGGAGATCCGCGAGAAGCTCGCGACCTCCCACGACACGCTCTACGAGCGCAACGAAGCGCCGATCCTCACCGTCTTCAACAAGGTCGACCGGGTGCCCGACGACGAACTCGCCGAGAAGCGCGAGGCGCTCTCGGCGCTCGCGCCGAACCCGATCGCGGTGAGCGCCCTCACGGAGGTCGGCCTCGACGAGTTGCGCGAGCGCGTCGACTACGCGCTCCCGCGCCGCGAGCGCGAGCGTCTCGTCCTCCCGATGACGGAGGAGACGATGAGCGTCGTCTCGTGGGTGCACGACAACGCCTCCGTCGAGGAGGTCACGTACGGCGACGAGGAGGTCGTCGTGGAGTTCGAGGCGCGCCCGAAGGTCATCGAGCAGTCGCGCGCGAAGGCGAGCGAGCTCGCGTCCGCCTGA
- a CDS encoding DUF357 domain-containing protein yields the protein MPADLAEKTDRYEGLLAEALEKADPVAPEGTPLAEAAAEYEEMARSYLEDGRHFRANGDPVNALASFSYGHAWMDAGARIGLFDVPEEGHLFTV from the coding sequence ATGCCCGCCGACCTCGCGGAGAAGACGGACCGCTACGAGGGCCTCCTCGCGGAGGCGCTCGAGAAAGCCGACCCGGTCGCCCCCGAGGGGACGCCGCTCGCGGAAGCCGCCGCCGAGTACGAGGAGATGGCGCGCTCCTACCTCGAAGACGGCCGGCACTTCCGGGCGAACGGCGACCCGGTGAACGCGCTCGCCTCCTTCTCCTACGGCCACGCGTGGATGGACGCCGGCGCGCGTATCGGCCTCTTCGACGTGCCCGAGGAGGGCCATCTCTTCACCGTGTAG
- a CDS encoding translation initiation factor IF-2 subunit beta, with protein MGYDEQLERAMSQSSEAAEASRFDVPDPKVRTEGNFTLYENFQDTLDRLDRSQRHVLQFIQNDLGTAAQIDENGRVRLTGEFSQDRIAEALDEYVDEYVLCPECGLPDTNLVRRDDTTQLKCDACGARTTV; from the coding sequence ATGGGATACGACGAGCAACTCGAACGCGCGATGTCGCAGTCGTCCGAGGCCGCCGAGGCGTCCCGATTCGACGTCCCCGACCCGAAGGTCCGCACCGAGGGGAACTTCACGCTCTACGAGAACTTCCAGGACACCCTGGACCGTCTCGACCGCAGTCAGCGCCACGTCCTCCAGTTCATCCAGAACGACCTCGGGACGGCGGCGCAGATCGACGAGAACGGGCGCGTGCGGCTCACCGGCGAGTTCTCACAGGACCGCATCGCCGAGGCGCTCGACGAGTACGTCGACGAGTACGTCCTCTGTCCGGAGTGCGGGCTGCCGGACACGAACCTCGTCCGCCGCGACGACACCACGCAGCTGAAGTGTGACGCCTGCGGTGCTCGGACGACCGTCTAG
- a CDS encoding UPF0058 family protein produces the protein MKKQELIHLHGLLAEVGNYYAKCEGDISLALDEYEELGIRPTSIHKSKTDHKAAVFALADDITTAMDSEEATEKVAAQAD, from the coding sequence ATGAAGAAACAGGAGCTCATCCATCTTCACGGGCTTCTCGCAGAGGTAGGGAACTACTACGCGAAGTGTGAAGGCGACATTTCCCTGGCTCTCGACGAGTACGAGGAGCTCGGCATCCGACCGACATCGATCCACAAATCGAAGACCGACCACAAGGCTGCTGTTTTCGCGCTGGCCGACGACATCACGACCGCGATGGACTCCGAGGAGGCCACGGAGAAAGTCGCGGCTCAGGCCGACTAA
- a CDS encoding ribosome assembly factor SBDS: protein MISLDEAVTARLESHGERFEVLVDPDAALAIKRGEFEGELEDVIAARDVFENASRGDRPAEEDLEEVFGTTDPMEIIPEVIERGEIQITAEQRAEMQERKRKQLINTIARNAVNPQMDNAPHPPERIESALEQAGFTVDPMEPVESQVDDALDALRPVIPIRFEEVTVAVNLPADYAGSGQAQIREFGDLEREEWQSDGSWVGVLTFPAGMRNDLYDLVAEVTSGEGETQVIKEKDELSTR from the coding sequence ATGATTTCGCTCGACGAAGCCGTGACGGCGCGCTTGGAGTCACACGGCGAACGCTTCGAGGTACTGGTCGACCCGGACGCCGCGCTCGCGATCAAGCGCGGCGAGTTCGAGGGCGAACTCGAGGACGTCATCGCCGCGCGCGACGTCTTCGAGAACGCCTCGCGTGGCGACCGCCCCGCCGAGGAGGACTTGGAGGAGGTCTTCGGGACGACCGACCCGATGGAGATCATCCCGGAGGTCATCGAGCGCGGGGAGATCCAGATCACGGCCGAGCAGCGCGCGGAGATGCAGGAACGAAAGCGCAAACAGCTCATCAACACCATCGCGCGCAACGCGGTCAACCCGCAGATGGACAACGCGCCCCACCCGCCCGAGCGCATCGAGTCCGCCCTCGAGCAGGCGGGGTTCACCGTCGACCCGATGGAGCCCGTCGAGTCGCAGGTCGACGACGCGCTCGACGCCCTGCGGCCGGTCATCCCCATCCGCTTCGAGGAGGTGACGGTCGCGGTCAACCTCCCCGCCGACTACGCCGGCTCCGGGCAGGCCCAGATCCGCGAGTTCGGCGACCTCGAACGCGAGGAGTGGCAGTCCGACGGGTCGTGGGTCGGCGTCCTCACGTTCCCCGCCGGGATGCGCAACGACCTCTACGACCTCGTCGCGGAGGTGACGAGCGGAGAGGGCGAGACGCAAGTCATCAAGGAGAAGGACGAACTCAGCACGCGATAA
- a CDS encoding NOP5/NOP56 family protein, whose amino-acid sequence MSEQTAAEDAGWFAGLDPEDADAAVVAVREGESAAPADWPSRAVEAGFADSEEDYYEALHEATVAATRRAVRERERADDRQVIHAIRAMDDLASTTNELAERHAEWAGAVYDDPGTGVAYARTVADREPESDVEERVVSLAERVTDLAAERDAEREFLERQVPAVAPNLASMAGPILAARLVELAGGLEDLAKMPSGTVQVLGAEDALFAHLRGNAPSPKHGVIYTHEYVRGTHPDERGSAARALAGKLTIGARIDHYSGDYRPEIEEELDERIATIRARQGGDGE is encoded by the coding sequence ATGAGCGAGCAGACAGCCGCTGAGGACGCGGGCTGGTTCGCGGGCCTCGACCCCGAGGACGCCGACGCGGCCGTGGTGGCCGTTCGCGAGGGGGAGTCGGCGGCGCCCGCCGACTGGCCGTCGCGCGCCGTCGAGGCCGGCTTCGCCGACTCCGAGGAGGACTACTACGAGGCGCTCCACGAGGCGACGGTGGCGGCGACGCGTCGCGCCGTCCGCGAGCGCGAGCGCGCGGACGACCGACAGGTGATTCACGCCATCCGGGCGATGGACGACCTCGCGAGCACGACGAACGAGCTCGCGGAGCGCCACGCGGAGTGGGCGGGCGCCGTCTACGACGACCCCGGGACGGGCGTCGCGTACGCCCGAACGGTCGCCGACCGGGAGCCCGAGTCGGACGTCGAGGAGCGCGTCGTCTCACTCGCCGAGCGCGTCACCGATCTCGCCGCCGAGCGCGACGCCGAGCGCGAGTTCCTCGAACGGCAGGTGCCGGCGGTCGCGCCGAACCTCGCGTCGATGGCGGGGCCGATACTCGCCGCGCGCCTCGTCGAGCTCGCGGGCGGCCTCGAGGACCTCGCGAAGATGCCGTCGGGGACCGTGCAGGTTCTCGGCGCGGAGGACGCGCTCTTCGCGCACCTCCGGGGGAACGCCCCGAGTCCGAAACACGGCGTCATCTACACGCACGAGTACGTTCGCGGGACGCACCCCGACGAGCGCGGGTCGGCGGCGCGCGCGCTCGCCGGGAAGCTCACCATCGGCGCGCGCATCGACCACTACTCCGGGGATTACCGCCCCGAGATCGAGGAGGAACTCGACGAGCGCATCGCGACCATCCGCGCCCGGCAGGGGGGTGACGGCGAGTGA
- a CDS encoding acylphosphatase, whose amino-acid sequence MSESERVRAHVYVSGTVQGVYYRASTRDAAEERGVDGWVKNLADGRVEAVFEGATGDVEELVEWCHTGSRAASVADVDVEYGDPEGLDGFEVRY is encoded by the coding sequence ATGAGCGAGAGCGAGCGCGTTCGCGCGCACGTCTACGTCAGCGGCACCGTTCAGGGCGTCTATTACCGAGCGAGCACGCGAGACGCCGCCGAGGAGCGCGGCGTCGACGGCTGGGTGAAGAACCTCGCGGACGGCCGCGTCGAAGCCGTCTTCGAGGGCGCGACGGGGGACGTCGAGGAACTGGTCGAGTGGTGCCACACGGGGAGTCGCGCCGCGTCAGTCGCGGACGTCGACGTCGAGTACGGCGACCCGGAGGGCCTCGACGGCTTCGAGGTGCGGTACTGA
- a CDS encoding FUN14 domain-containing protein, protein MAIDLDPQQLGLQFGSGAVIGGIVGFAAKKVAKLIAVLIGIELALFAFLESRGILTVKWDRLTAGLVQASQDAASQTPPSWLMTILSTLSVSAGFSGGFLVGFRKG, encoded by the coding sequence ATGGCTATCGACCTCGATCCACAACAACTCGGCCTGCAGTTCGGGTCGGGCGCCGTCATCGGCGGCATCGTCGGGTTCGCGGCGAAGAAGGTCGCGAAACTCATCGCCGTCCTCATCGGCATCGAGCTCGCGCTCTTCGCGTTCCTCGAATCGCGCGGTATCCTCACCGTGAAGTGGGACCGCCTCACCGCCGGCCTCGTGCAGGCGAGTCAGGACGCCGCCTCGCAGACGCCCCCGTCGTGGCTCATGACCATCCTCTCCACGCTCTCGGTCTCCGCCGGGTTCAGCGGCGGCTTCCTCGTCGGCTTCCGGAAGGGATAA
- a CDS encoding DUF2391 domain-containing protein, with amino-acid sequence MDENEAPTEGPDVSDLMDRLESLEAHVDSPEALEAVQEAMETASELEQNRVGTFGRVIHGFDRADAAEAGIGGALFAVPMVVEGGTYDVGAFVATHPIHLLATVVATVATVYGILYVAEIQDVRVKDPLFGLIPRRLAGVVTISFTVTAAIFTGWGQAQWASDPWLTLCIVGVAWAPTAVGAALGDILPGS; translated from the coding sequence ATGGACGAGAACGAGGCGCCGACCGAGGGCCCCGACGTCTCCGACCTCATGGACCGCCTCGAGTCGCTGGAGGCGCACGTCGACAGCCCGGAGGCGCTGGAGGCCGTACAGGAGGCGATGGAGACCGCGAGCGAACTCGAGCAGAACCGTGTCGGGACGTTCGGCCGCGTCATCCACGGGTTCGACCGCGCGGACGCCGCCGAGGCCGGTATCGGCGGCGCGCTCTTCGCCGTCCCGATGGTCGTCGAGGGCGGGACGTACGACGTCGGCGCGTTCGTCGCCACGCACCCGATCCACCTCCTCGCGACGGTCGTCGCTACCGTCGCCACCGTCTACGGCATCCTCTACGTCGCGGAGATACAGGACGTCCGCGTGAAGGACCCGCTGTTCGGCCTGATACCGCGACGACTCGCCGGCGTCGTCACGATCTCCTTCACGGTCACCGCCGCGATATTCACCGGCTGGGGGCAGGCGCAGTGGGCGAGCGACCCGTGGCTGACGCTCTGCATCGTCGGGGTCGCGTGGGCGCCGACGGCGGTCGGCGCCGCGCTCGGGGACATCCTCCCCGGGTCGTAG